Part of the Candidatus Edwardsbacteria bacterium genome is shown below.
CAGCGGAGAGATGGCTCCGGTGCTGGCCAAGGGCATTGCCCTGGTGGTCTCGGCCGCCGCCATAGCGGTGGGAGCCGCCCTGGTGTCGGACGCCTCCGGCCAGGCCACCACCGCCACCACCTTCGCCGCCGCCGCCCCGGCCATCACCGTGGACGACACCAAGCTGACGGTGGATTCCGGCGCCACCGGGGTGACCTCCTCGGCCGCCAACGGAGCCATCATCTCGGCCGCCGAAGGCCTGCTGACCCCGGCCGCCCCGGCCCTGACCGGTTCGGTGCTGCCCCAGGCCATTAACGGCTATGCCCTGGATGCCGCCACCGCCGCCGGCGACCTGATCCGCGTGCTGCTGGTGTAGCATGGCCTACTGCACCCTCGATGACATAAAGAAGGTGGCCCCGGAGACGGACCTTATCCAGCTGACCGACGACGATAATCTGGGCATCATCAAGACCACCATCACCGACGCCGCCATCGAGGATGCCGACGACTTCATCGACACTTATCTGAGGGGCAGGTATACCCTGCCCCTCAGTGAGACTCCCAAGATCATAGCCAAGCTCAGCGTAGACCTGGCGCTCTATTACATTTACGAACGCCGGTTCAAAACCAAGATGCCGGAGGGCATCATCGGCAGCTACAACAACGCCATAAAATTGCTGGGGCAGATCCAGCAGGGCCGGATCTCGCTGGGGGTGGACTCCGGAACATCCACCGGATCCGGAGAATTCCAGACCAACAAGACCTCCGACTCCCGGGTGTTCAACAGCGATGTTATGGACCAGTATTAAGGGCATTTGAATGGGCATTAAAGCCATCGAAGACGCCGTTTATGACCGGTTGAACGGCTTTATAAAAGACCTGGCGGTGGAGGCATATCCCGACAACCCCGACCTGTACGAGCTTAAGCATGCCAAGGGATCGGTGATGGTTCATTTCGAGGGTGCTACGGCCGGCCAGCCGGAACGCCGGGGGACCATGGTACAGAGGGAGGATCTTAATTTCGGCATCACCGTCATGGTCCGCAGCCTCAAGCGCAATACCAGCGGAGCCTACGACGTCATCGACCTGATCAAGCAGGCGCTGGCCGGGCATAAAATATCCGGGTGCGGGAAAATATATTTGCGCGGCACGGCGCTGGTGCAGATCGTGGACGGGGTGTGGGAATACTCGGTGGGGATCACCGTACCCACCGTTATGATCATAAACCAGGAGCAGACATGAACTGGCTGGAAGCGCGGGCCTACGAGCAGATCAAACTGATCTTCCAGGGCGAAGACCTTACATCGCTGGGCTTGCAAAACATCCTGATAGGCGAGAACTCCTGGCCGGCGGCCGGCGGATTGACCGGCGAGGATCTGTTGCCCCAGCTGCCGGCAGTGGTGCTGATCCCCTCCGAAAACAACGGACTTACCTACAACAATATTGCCAACCATTACCAGCAGATAAATCTGCGGGTAAAATTATTATGGGTTTACGCCGACGGAGAAGATCCGATCGTAAAATGCAGCGACGCACTTTCGCTTCTGGTGGCGGCGCTGATAAACGACCCCACGCCGATAGCGGTGGGAACCGGGGAATCTCTCTACACCTTCGAGCCGTCCAACGTAACCGGGTTCGATAAAGAGGCCGGCCGCTTTTGGGAGGATGTGGGCCTTAATATCGCCGAGGGCCGGTTCGACCTGCTGGTCCGGGCGCAGTCA
Proteins encoded:
- a CDS encoding DUF1320 domain-containing protein, whose translation is MAYCTLDDIKKVAPETDLIQLTDDDNLGIIKTTITDAAIEDADDFIDTYLRGRYTLPLSETPKIIAKLSVDLALYYIYERRFKTKMPEGIIGSYNNAIKLLGQIQQGRISLGVDSGTSTGSGEFQTNKTSDSRVFNSDVMDQY
- a CDS encoding DUF2190 family protein, giving the protein MTEQPTLITSIVAAAALTKGYFIGFDGNVCGAGAKALGVCNADSDSGEMAPVLAKGIALVVSAAAIAVGAALVSDASGQATTATTFAAAAPAITVDDTKLTVDSGATGVTSSAANGAIISAAEGLLTPAAPALTGSVLPQAINGYALDAATAAGDLIRVLLV
- a CDS encoding Gp37 family protein, giving the protein MGIKAIEDAVYDRLNGFIKDLAVEAYPDNPDLYELKHAKGSVMVHFEGATAGQPERRGTMVQREDLNFGITVMVRSLKRNTSGAYDVIDLIKQALAGHKISGCGKIYLRGTALVQIVDGVWEYSVGITVPTVMIINQEQT